A genomic window from Chitinophaga pollutisoli includes:
- the ispF gene encoding 2-C-methyl-D-erythritol 2,4-cyclodiphosphate synthase has translation MSKLRIGLGVDFHQLVPGRDFWLGGVLVPHTQGALGHSDADVLLHAICDAMLGAAALGDIGTHFPDTDNTYKDIDSKILLSRCSELIKAKGYSVVNVDATLCLQAPKIRPYVPQMQEVIAERLGLTVEDVSIKATTTEKLGFVGREEGVVAYANVLLEKQ, from the coding sequence ATGAGTAAGTTAAGGATTGGATTGGGCGTAGATTTTCACCAGCTGGTGCCGGGCCGCGACTTCTGGCTGGGCGGGGTATTGGTACCGCATACGCAGGGCGCCCTCGGGCACAGCGATGCCGACGTGTTGCTGCATGCCATCTGCGACGCCATGCTGGGTGCCGCCGCGCTGGGCGACATCGGGACGCATTTCCCCGACACCGACAATACCTATAAAGACATCGACAGCAAAATATTGCTTTCCCGTTGCAGCGAGCTGATCAAGGCAAAGGGCTACAGCGTTGTGAACGTGGACGCCACCCTGTGCCTGCAGGCGCCTAAGATCAGGCCGTATGTTCCGCAGATGCAGGAGGTGATTGCGGAAAGGTTGGGGTTGACGGTGGAGGATGTTTCCATCAAAGCCACCACCACTGAAAAGCTGGGCTTTGTAGGGCGCGAGGAAGGCGTGGTAGCCTATGCCAACGTGCTCCTCGAAAAGCAATAA
- the porU gene encoding type IX secretion system sortase PorU, translating to MHGQAPAQMLIISPPAFQPQAEKLAAWRREHTGLSVACVPTTLIWNEFGSGIAEPAALRDFLKMHYDRKSLRFVLLMGRADYQYKKADPEKVPVWQSPASLHGLNTHPTDDFYGFLDDSDDISRPGSLLDVAVGRLPVTTTEESEAVVNKIIRYESPRTFGAWRQELTFAADDEDGNLHFEDAEMVAEMVAEETPGFHIQKIYLDAFPQVSSSSGSRYPAVNDAIRQRMNAGNLIWNYSGHGSALRLAEEAVLSEASAAEWENSDRPPLLITATCDFGPYDQPEISPLGGQLLLRETGGAIALLTTTRAVLAASNKVMNANYFREALRPNASGKMPLLGEGAMRAKNATYAQSGDVVNNRKFQLLGDPAMAIAFPQQRVFLDSVNGQPANGADSLKALGFYRLSGSVRDAGGSVMMNFNGRVSITVHDAPGIKYTRANDPGSRQAAFGEDDRVLYRGTDTVIAGRFATGFVVPKDMSQSGASAVMRFYAQSAGADAGGAWRGMRLSGTAADVQPDGEGPEIGAWMDHRGFRDGGHTSSSPTLLLHLKDISGINATGNGTGHDLTAVLDDSTQFFILNNYYTALPGTWREGEVIFPMAGLSPGRHTLTIRAWDTRNNSATRTLHFVVGGEEEGGRAWVYPNPARGFTRFMVDIPWENVDVSAVISIFTAAGQPVRQIRGTINTSNGRFGDIPWNADASSGARLTPGIYFFQISLSKKEGGQRIHGGKMILY from the coding sequence CTGCACGGGCAGGCGCCGGCGCAGATGCTCATCATCAGCCCGCCGGCATTCCAGCCGCAGGCAGAAAAACTGGCGGCATGGCGAAGGGAACACACCGGGCTGAGCGTGGCCTGCGTTCCTACAACCCTTATCTGGAACGAGTTCGGCAGCGGCATCGCGGAGCCAGCTGCGCTGAGGGATTTCCTCAAAATGCATTACGACCGGAAGTCGCTGCGATTTGTGCTGCTGATGGGCCGTGCTGATTATCAATATAAAAAAGCAGATCCGGAGAAAGTGCCCGTCTGGCAAAGCCCTGCGTCCCTGCATGGTTTAAATACCCATCCTACCGACGATTTTTACGGTTTCCTCGACGATAGCGACGATATCTCCCGCCCTGGTTCCCTCCTGGATGTGGCCGTGGGCCGGCTGCCCGTGACAACCACGGAAGAATCGGAAGCGGTTGTGAATAAAATCATTCGATACGAATCGCCCCGGACCTTTGGAGCCTGGCGGCAGGAGCTGACTTTCGCGGCCGACGATGAAGATGGCAATCTCCATTTCGAGGATGCGGAAATGGTTGCGGAGATGGTGGCGGAGGAAACGCCTGGCTTCCATATTCAAAAAATATACCTCGATGCATTTCCGCAGGTCTCCAGTTCCTCCGGCAGCCGTTACCCCGCGGTAAACGACGCCATCCGCCAGCGGATGAACGCCGGCAACCTCATCTGGAATTACAGCGGCCACGGCAGTGCCTTGCGGCTGGCGGAAGAAGCGGTTTTGAGCGAAGCTTCCGCCGCTGAATGGGAAAACAGCGACAGGCCGCCCTTGCTGATCACCGCTACCTGCGATTTTGGTCCTTATGACCAGCCGGAGATTTCGCCGCTGGGCGGGCAATTGCTGCTCCGCGAAACCGGCGGCGCCATCGCCCTGCTGACGACCACCAGGGCTGTGCTGGCAGCTTCCAATAAAGTGATGAATGCGAATTATTTCCGTGAAGCGCTCCGGCCAAACGCTTCCGGCAAAATGCCGCTCCTCGGTGAAGGCGCCATGCGCGCCAAAAATGCGACCTACGCGCAGTCGGGCGATGTGGTCAATAACCGGAAGTTTCAGCTGCTGGGTGATCCGGCGATGGCGATCGCTTTTCCGCAGCAGCGCGTGTTCCTCGATTCGGTGAACGGACAGCCCGCCAATGGCGCTGATTCGCTGAAAGCGCTGGGTTTTTACCGGTTGTCAGGCAGCGTGCGGGATGCGGGAGGTAGTGTGATGATGAATTTCAACGGCCGGGTAAGCATCACCGTACATGACGCGCCGGGAATAAAATACACCCGCGCCAACGATCCCGGCAGCCGGCAGGCGGCCTTTGGGGAAGACGACAGGGTGCTGTACCGCGGCACCGATACCGTGATCGCTGGGCGCTTTGCTACGGGGTTCGTGGTGCCGAAGGATATGTCGCAGTCGGGCGCCAGTGCCGTGATGCGATTTTATGCGCAGTCGGCTGGTGCGGATGCAGGCGGCGCCTGGCGGGGGATGCGGCTGTCGGGTACGGCGGCGGATGTGCAGCCCGATGGAGAAGGCCCGGAGATCGGGGCCTGGATGGATCACCGGGGCTTCAGGGATGGTGGGCATACTTCTTCTTCCCCTACGCTGCTGCTGCATTTGAAGGATATTTCCGGGATCAACGCGACGGGCAACGGCACGGGGCACGACCTTACCGCCGTGCTCGACGACAGCACGCAATTCTTCATCCTCAATAATTATTATACCGCCCTGCCGGGCACCTGGCGGGAAGGGGAGGTCATTTTTCCCATGGCGGGGCTTTCGCCGGGGAGGCATACGCTGACGATCCGGGCCTGGGATACCCGCAACAATTCCGCCACCCGGACCCTCCATTTTGTGGTGGGCGGGGAGGAAGAAGGCGGCCGGGCCTGGGTTTATCCCAATCCGGCCCGGGGTTTTACCCGGTTTATGGTCGATATCCCGTGGGAGAATGTGGATGTAAGCGCCGTTATCAGTATCTTTACAGCCGCCGGTCAACCGGTGCGGCAGATAAGAGGCACAATAAATACGAGCAACGGCCGTTTTGGGGATATACCTTGGAATGCAGACGCCAGTTCGGGAGCAAGACTGACCCCAGGAATTTACTTCTTTCAAATCAGCTTGAGCAAAAAGGAGGGCGGCCAACGTATACACGGCGGAAAGATGATATTATATTAA
- a CDS encoding tetratricopeptide repeat protein produces the protein MRATGILILAISGLLAASCGSQRKSAASIPAPLQQEILAQRADSLFFAAQRSKMLGDYKTAITQYSDYLRLNRQNAAVYYELSRLFMEARNPQYALGFARRAAGMDSTNKWYQLSLAEAFSVNDMFDSAAIVYDRLMRITPQDDDLLFNKGLSLAKANQFSEALRIFDSLEMRVGLNDEIVFQKQRIYMRLRMPDNAAAEVRRLIVQQPEELRYWGLLAEIYEAVKRTADARAVYDTILSIDPQHPRALIAVANLEKKNGNEARYRAFLLKAFHNPDFNIDEKVSFVYPYLQMLETDTTKRDEGIMLANLIVESHPDDAKAYALRADMYSQADVPDSALINYKLALDLDSTRFSVWYQLMYLYSRTEQPDSLLRVSNHVKQQFPREFMGYYFNGLANYFKQRYDAAVNALSGALEIGGEKRFVADVYALLGDTYHASGFHSRSDSCYEIVLGMRPKDHIVMNNYSYYLSMRGEKLDKAEALSRKSIELKPDSPTYLDTYAWILFRLGRYRDAKVWIEKALEFNEAQQDPDVLEHYGDILFNLNEKEKAMQFWQMAKARGANSHGLARKIAEKRYIKNMDR, from the coding sequence ATGCGCGCCACCGGCATACTGATCCTGGCCATATCGGGGCTGCTCGCCGCTTCCTGCGGCAGCCAGCGCAAAAGCGCCGCCTCGATCCCCGCTCCGTTGCAACAGGAAATCCTGGCGCAGCGGGCGGACAGTCTTTTCTTTGCCGCGCAACGCTCCAAAATGCTCGGCGATTACAAGACTGCCATCACGCAGTATTCCGATTATCTACGCCTCAACCGCCAGAATGCGGCCGTTTATTACGAACTGAGCCGCCTTTTCATGGAAGCGCGCAACCCGCAATATGCCCTCGGTTTCGCGCGGCGCGCGGCCGGCATGGATTCTACCAATAAATGGTACCAGCTATCGCTGGCGGAAGCGTTCTCGGTGAACGATATGTTCGACAGCGCGGCGATCGTGTACGACAGGCTGATGCGGATTACCCCGCAGGACGACGATCTGCTTTTCAACAAAGGGCTTTCGCTCGCCAAGGCGAACCAGTTCTCTGAAGCCCTCCGCATTTTCGATTCCCTTGAAATGCGCGTAGGGCTGAACGATGAGATCGTATTCCAGAAGCAGCGGATTTACATGCGGCTCCGGATGCCCGACAATGCCGCGGCTGAAGTTCGGCGCCTCATCGTCCAGCAGCCCGAAGAACTCCGCTACTGGGGCCTCCTGGCGGAAATCTATGAAGCTGTAAAACGTACGGCTGATGCCAGGGCGGTGTACGACACGATCCTGTCTATCGACCCCCAGCATCCCCGCGCGCTCATCGCCGTAGCCAACCTGGAAAAGAAAAACGGCAACGAAGCCCGCTACCGCGCATTCCTCCTCAAAGCATTCCATAATCCCGATTTCAATATCGACGAAAAGGTGTCTTTCGTGTACCCTTATCTCCAGATGCTGGAAACGGATACTACCAAACGCGACGAAGGCATCATGCTGGCCAACCTTATCGTGGAATCGCATCCTGACGATGCGAAAGCCTACGCATTGAGAGCCGACATGTATTCGCAGGCCGATGTGCCCGACAGCGCGCTGATCAACTACAAACTCGCGCTGGACCTCGATTCTACCCGGTTCAGCGTCTGGTACCAGCTCATGTACCTGTATTCGCGTACCGAACAGCCCGACTCGTTGCTCCGTGTGAGCAACCACGTCAAGCAGCAGTTCCCGCGCGAATTCATGGGATATTATTTCAACGGTTTGGCCAATTATTTCAAACAACGGTATGACGCCGCGGTGAACGCCCTTTCCGGTGCGCTCGAGATCGGCGGTGAGAAACGCTTTGTGGCCGATGTATACGCCTTGCTGGGAGACACCTATCACGCCAGCGGCTTCCACAGCCGGAGCGACAGCTGCTACGAGATCGTGCTGGGCATGCGGCCGAAGGATCATATCGTCATGAATAACTACAGCTATTACCTGTCCATGCGCGGAGAGAAGCTCGATAAGGCGGAAGCACTCAGCCGGAAGTCCATCGAATTGAAACCGGATAGCCCGACTTACCTGGACACCTACGCATGGATACTATTCCGCCTCGGCCGTTACCGCGACGCCAAAGTCTGGATCGAGAAAGCGCTCGAATTCAACGAAGCGCAGCAGGATCCGGATGTGCTGGAACATTATGGAGACATCCTCTTCAACCTGAACGAGAAGGAAAAAGCCATGCAGTTCTGGCAAATGGCGAAAGCCCGCGGCGCGAATTCCCATGGCCTTGCCCGCAAAATCGCGGAGAAGCGTTACATAAAAAATATGGACCGTTGA
- the dut gene encoding dUTP diphosphatase produces the protein MADIQVKIINRSANPLPGYATADAAGMDLRANLEAAVTLQPMERTLIPTGLFMELPAGFEAQVRPRSGLAIKQGLTLLNTPGTIDADYRGEIKIILINLSTEPQTIQHGDRIAQMVIAPFVQATLTEVGELTETVRGEGGFGHTGKS, from the coding sequence ATGGCTGATATTCAAGTAAAAATCATCAACCGTTCCGCCAACCCGCTGCCCGGATATGCCACGGCAGACGCGGCCGGCATGGACCTTCGCGCCAACCTCGAAGCTGCCGTTACCCTGCAGCCGATGGAACGTACCCTTATTCCCACGGGCCTTTTCATGGAACTGCCCGCAGGCTTCGAAGCGCAGGTGCGCCCGCGCAGCGGCCTGGCCATCAAACAGGGCCTTACCCTGCTGAACACGCCCGGCACGATTGATGCAGACTACAGAGGAGAAATCAAGATCATCCTGATCAATTTATCCACCGAACCGCAAACCATCCAGCATGGCGACCGCATCGCCCAGATGGTGATCGCCCCGTTCGTACAGGCCACGCTTACCGAAGTAGGCGAGCTGACGGAAACGGTACGTGGTGAAGGCGGATTCGGCCATACCGGCAAATCCTGA
- the porV gene encoding type IX secretion system outer membrane channel protein PorV — protein MFSRISTAVICISSLCLTMNANAQVDPTVPVDGRTNVISTAVPFLRISPDARSGAMGDAGVAISADANSVYWNLSKLPFAKQKSAVAVTYTPWLKELVQDVFLAQLAGYTQIDENQAIGGSLRYFSLGDLDMRADNGQELGNFRPREFAFDAGYARKLSENWSMGVTLRYIHSSLASGTINDQTIRPGRAVAADLSAFYTKDFENNNGMTNNFSAGLSISNIGNRISYTQSAQKDFLPTNFGLGAAYTIGIDDYNKVTFTADINKLMVPSVQYVGDSAYLPNKSMLEGMFSSFGDAPGGFKEELQELMYSVGAEYWYNDLFAVRAGYYNEHASKGNRKFFTAGVGVKYNIFGLNFSYLVPSGTGIQRNPLSNTLRFSLTFDLGANEE, from the coding sequence ATGTTTTCCAGGATTTCGACAGCTGTTATTTGCATTTCCTCCCTTTGCCTTACCATGAATGCAAATGCGCAGGTTGACCCTACCGTTCCGGTTGACGGTAGGACAAATGTGATCAGCACGGCTGTTCCTTTCCTGCGTATATCCCCCGACGCCAGGAGCGGCGCGATGGGCGACGCGGGTGTTGCTATTTCCGCGGATGCGAATTCCGTATACTGGAACCTTTCCAAACTTCCTTTTGCCAAACAGAAATCCGCGGTAGCGGTAACTTATACGCCCTGGCTGAAAGAGCTGGTGCAGGATGTGTTCCTGGCCCAGTTGGCAGGGTATACGCAAATTGATGAGAACCAGGCGATCGGGGGATCTCTCCGGTACTTTTCCCTGGGCGATCTGGACATGCGCGCCGATAATGGACAGGAGTTGGGTAACTTCCGCCCCAGGGAGTTCGCCTTTGACGCGGGTTATGCACGCAAGCTGAGCGAAAACTGGTCAATGGGCGTAACGCTCCGTTACATCCACTCCAGCCTGGCCAGCGGTACCATCAACGACCAGACCATCCGTCCCGGGCGCGCCGTGGCTGCCGACCTGTCCGCCTTTTACACGAAGGATTTCGAGAATAACAACGGCATGACGAACAACTTCAGCGCCGGTCTTTCCATTTCCAACATCGGTAACCGTATTTCCTACACCCAGTCAGCGCAGAAGGATTTTCTGCCTACCAACTTCGGCCTGGGCGCGGCGTACACCATCGGCATCGATGATTACAACAAGGTAACTTTCACGGCAGACATTAATAAACTGATGGTGCCGTCGGTACAATACGTTGGCGATTCCGCCTACCTGCCCAACAAGAGCATGCTGGAAGGGATGTTCAGTTCCTTTGGTGACGCGCCGGGCGGATTCAAGGAAGAGTTGCAGGAGCTGATGTATTCGGTAGGTGCGGAATATTGGTATAATGACCTGTTCGCCGTTCGTGCGGGTTATTACAACGAGCATGCATCCAAGGGGAACCGCAAGTTCTTTACCGCCGGTGTGGGTGTGAAATACAACATTTTCGGCCTGAACTTCTCGTACCTGGTGCCATCCGGTACGGGCATCCAGCGGAATCCGCTGTCGAACACCCTGCGGTTCTCGCTGACGTTCGACCTGGGTGCAAATGAGGAATAG
- a CDS encoding peptidoglycan DD-metalloendopeptidase family protein, producing the protein MMQLKKFIPVFLLALVLAPGLLHAQNQSREELEQRKREIQKELDDTQNMLKETKKSSRENLGQLRALRNKIEARAKLIRNINEELNFINGDINTALRDVKTLQRDLDTLKEQYAQLIVSAYKNRSSYALLNFVFSAKSFNDAVKRYKYLQQYREFRRRQADNIIETQEQLRIKVKNLQDQREKRSVTLTAEQKERETLEKDRKEKDEVLSKLKGREKELVADIAQKQKDQKKVQDLIRAVIRKEIEAARRKAEAEALARRKAEEAEKKRKEEERQRALAAAREAAKAAAANNAANNNTAANTPAPATPAPPPAPKPEPPATATPEKPTRVYNVLEATPEIAALSDNFEANKGKLPWPVESGSIIGYFGIQKNPDISRITEENDGMIFATRKGGSVRAVFKGEVRSVFAIPGGGVCITIRHGQYFTNYVGLSNFSVKSGQVVNTGQVIGTARTNDEESAGVVEVQIYKVDKLQNANSWFKQR; encoded by the coding sequence ATGATGCAATTGAAAAAGTTCATTCCGGTATTCTTGCTGGCGCTGGTATTGGCGCCTGGCTTGCTGCATGCGCAGAACCAGAGCCGGGAAGAACTGGAGCAGCGGAAGCGTGAGATCCAGAAAGAACTGGATGATACGCAGAATATGCTGAAGGAGACCAAGAAATCGAGCCGGGAAAACCTGGGTCAACTGCGTGCGCTCCGCAACAAAATTGAGGCCCGCGCCAAGCTGATCCGCAATATCAACGAAGAGCTGAACTTCATCAACGGCGACATCAACACGGCGCTGCGCGATGTGAAAACCTTGCAGCGCGACCTCGATACGTTGAAGGAACAATACGCCCAACTGATCGTGTCCGCGTATAAGAACCGTAGTTCATATGCTTTGCTGAACTTTGTATTCTCCGCCAAAAGCTTCAACGACGCCGTTAAACGGTATAAATACCTGCAGCAATATCGCGAATTCCGCCGCCGCCAGGCCGATAACATCATCGAAACGCAGGAACAGTTGCGGATCAAGGTGAAAAACCTCCAGGACCAGCGGGAGAAACGCTCCGTAACGCTTACCGCGGAGCAGAAGGAACGCGAAACCCTTGAGAAAGACCGCAAGGAAAAAGACGAAGTGCTCAGCAAGCTGAAAGGCCGTGAAAAAGAACTCGTTGCCGATATCGCGCAGAAGCAGAAAGACCAGAAGAAAGTACAGGACCTCATCCGCGCCGTAATCCGGAAGGAGATCGAAGCCGCGCGCAGAAAGGCGGAAGCCGAAGCACTGGCCCGCAGGAAAGCCGAGGAAGCAGAGAAGAAGCGTAAGGAAGAAGAGCGTCAGCGCGCCCTGGCCGCAGCCCGCGAGGCTGCCAAAGCCGCGGCGGCCAACAATGCCGCCAATAACAACACGGCAGCCAATACCCCCGCGCCCGCTACGCCTGCGCCGCCACCGGCTCCCAAGCCCGAGCCCCCGGCCACGGCAACTCCCGAAAAACCAACCCGCGTTTACAACGTACTGGAAGCGACCCCCGAGATCGCCGCCCTGTCCGATAACTTCGAGGCTAATAAAGGCAAACTCCCCTGGCCCGTGGAATCCGGCTCCATCATCGGCTACTTCGGTATCCAGAAAAACCCGGACATCAGCCGCATCACCGAGGAAAACGACGGCATGATCTTCGCCACCCGCAAAGGCGGCAGCGTAAGGGCCGTGTTCAAGGGCGAAGTACGGTCCGTGTTCGCCATCCCCGGCGGCGGTGTGTGTATCACCATCCGCCACGGACAATACTTCACCAACTATGTGGGCCTGTCCAACTTCAGCGTGAAATCCGGCCAGGTAGTAAACACCGGGCAAGTGATCGGAACCGCCCGTACCAACGATGAAGAAAGCGCCGGTGTGGTGGAAGTGCAGATTTACAAAGTAGACAAGCTCCAGAACGCCAA
- a CDS encoding DUF4292 domain-containing protein — protein MNRKIELPIVASLISLALFSCRSTRITRATFPSDSTAPATRPDTADTEKAFAEAREIREKVNANRVTYETFTADMKMDFEDDRGKKGNNLGVNIRIQRDSAIWVRIGGPLNVEGARILITRDSIKVTNRLEGTVMLRSTAEGQELMKLNMSLSELQDLLVGNPVFLGDTVEQVVRTQSVISFVSKMQQLLSQFNIFADDYSVQQVKITDADEARATPRVVELTYGDFRTVEGRKLAFQRKIYVEEKQVMKVALDIRKMEFNKPVSFPFPIPASYTRQ, from the coding sequence ATGAATCGTAAAATAGAACTTCCAATTGTTGCATCGCTGATCAGTCTGGCATTGTTTTCCTGCCGTTCCACGCGCATCACCCGCGCCACTTTCCCGTCCGACTCCACTGCGCCCGCTACCCGGCCCGATACCGCCGATACGGAAAAGGCATTCGCCGAAGCCCGTGAGATCCGGGAGAAAGTGAACGCCAACCGCGTGACGTACGAGACGTTTACGGCGGATATGAAGATGGATTTTGAAGACGACAGGGGGAAGAAAGGGAACAATCTTGGCGTGAACATCCGGATACAGCGCGACAGCGCCATCTGGGTGCGGATCGGCGGCCCGCTCAATGTGGAAGGCGCCCGGATCCTCATCACCCGCGACAGTATCAAGGTCACCAACCGGCTGGAAGGTACGGTGATGCTGCGCAGCACGGCGGAAGGGCAGGAACTGATGAAGCTGAACATGAGCCTGTCCGAATTGCAGGACCTGCTGGTGGGCAACCCAGTGTTCCTCGGCGATACGGTGGAACAGGTGGTGCGCACGCAGTCGGTGATTTCGTTTGTATCGAAGATGCAGCAGCTGCTGAGCCAATTCAATATATTCGCCGACGATTATTCGGTGCAGCAGGTGAAGATAACAGATGCGGATGAGGCGAGGGCCACGCCGCGCGTGGTGGAGCTGACTTATGGTGATTTCCGTACAGTGGAAGGGCGCAAGCTGGCATTCCAGCGGAAGATTTATGTGGAAGAAAAACAGGTTATGAAAGTAGCGCTGGACATCCGGAAGATGGAATTCAACAAGCCCGTGAGCTTTCCGTTCCCCATTCCGGCGTCTTACACGCGTCAATAG
- a CDS encoding SUMF1/EgtB/PvdO family nonheme iron enzyme, protein MHRLTSLSLIVGAGVMLSMSACSKNGGGLFGKKKESSSATGWNYNDPKMGGFSVAKSKDQFTGPGLVFVQGGTFAMGATEQDVMGDWNNIPRRITVSSFYIDENEVSNVNYREYLYWLNRVYGESFPDVYRGALPDSLVWRSELAYNEPLVEYYFRHPAYNDYPVVGVSWKQATDYAKWRSNRVNEKLLMDAGLLSQADIMNQADDNTFDSKSYLAGLYEGTPGKMTKSAKKQFANPDGSPRGAQFEDGIMLPAYRLPTEAEWEYAALGYIGQNPNPSKKEGKRGEELILNKQIYSWGTNNAGLRDIRRGNWQGQFLANFKRGSGDNMGMAGGLNDRASIPGPVRSFFPNNFGVYNMSGNVSEWVQDVYRPLTTIDGDDFNYFRGNKFQTIYQNADKEFEKDSLGTLKMRDVTDEESASRLNYQKGDVINYLDGDSLSLVEYGYGVTTLINDKSRVIKGGSWNDRAYWLSPGTRRYMQEDMATNTVGFRCAMDRVGSPEGNKFKTGQVFRAQRQKR, encoded by the coding sequence ATGCACAGATTAACCTCCTTATCCTTGATTGTAGGCGCCGGCGTAATGCTGTCGATGTCTGCCTGCAGCAAGAACGGCGGCGGGCTGTTCGGAAAGAAGAAAGAATCTTCTTCCGCTACGGGCTGGAATTATAACGACCCGAAAATGGGTGGTTTCTCCGTTGCCAAGAGCAAGGACCAGTTCACTGGTCCCGGACTTGTTTTCGTTCAGGGCGGTACGTTCGCCATGGGCGCCACGGAGCAGGATGTGATGGGCGACTGGAACAATATCCCCCGCCGTATTACGGTATCGTCGTTTTATATCGACGAAAACGAAGTTTCCAACGTAAACTACCGCGAGTACCTGTACTGGCTCAACCGTGTATACGGGGAATCTTTCCCGGATGTATACCGCGGCGCGCTGCCCGACTCCCTGGTTTGGCGTAGCGAGCTGGCTTACAACGAGCCCCTGGTGGAGTATTACTTCCGTCACCCCGCGTACAACGACTATCCGGTGGTAGGTGTTTCCTGGAAACAGGCGACCGACTATGCCAAATGGCGTTCCAACCGTGTAAACGAAAAGCTCCTCATGGACGCGGGCCTGCTTTCCCAGGCGGATATCATGAACCAGGCCGACGATAACACGTTCGATTCCAAATCTTACCTCGCAGGCCTGTACGAAGGCACGCCCGGCAAGATGACCAAATCCGCCAAGAAACAATTCGCCAACCCCGACGGCTCTCCCCGCGGCGCGCAGTTCGAAGACGGTATCATGTTGCCGGCCTATCGCCTGCCCACGGAAGCCGAATGGGAATATGCAGCGCTCGGATATATCGGCCAGAACCCGAATCCTTCCAAGAAAGAAGGCAAACGCGGTGAAGAGCTGATCCTGAACAAACAGATTTACTCCTGGGGCACCAACAACGCAGGCCTCCGCGATATCCGCCGCGGCAACTGGCAGGGTCAGTTCCTGGCGAACTTCAAGCGTGGTTCCGGTGACAACATGGGTATGGCAGGCGGCCTGAACGACCGTGCTTCTATCCCCGGTCCCGTTCGTTCCTTCTTCCCCAACAACTTCGGCGTGTACAACATGTCGGGTAACGTAAGCGAATGGGTGCAGGACGTTTACAGGCCGTTGACCACCATTGATGGCGACGACTTCAACTACTTCCGCGGTAATAAATTCCAGACGATTTATCAGAATGCAGACAAGGAGTTCGAAAAAGACAGCCTGGGTACGCTGAAAATGCGTGATGTAACGGATGAAGAATCCGCCAGCCGTCTGAACTACCAGAAAGGCGACGTAATCAACTACCTCGATGGTGACAGCCTGTCGCTGGTGGAATATGGTTACGGCGTAACTACGCTGATCAACGATAAATCCCGTGTAATCAAAGGTGGTAGCTGGAACGACCGTGCATACTGGCTTTCTCCCGGCACCCGCCGTTACATGCAGGAAGATATGGCGACCAACACCGTAGGTTTCCGTTGTGCGATGGACCGTGTGGGCAGCCCTGAAGGGAACAAGTTTAAAACGGGTCAGGTTTTCCGCGCCCAGCGCCAGAAACGCTAA